The Streptomyces sp. Alt3 genome has a segment encoding these proteins:
- a CDS encoding sugar-binding transcriptional regulator yields the protein MNSSEEIAVSGISAGRSAMRMGPAELVQAAAMARRFYLEGKSKIQIAEEFGVSRFKVARVLETALERDLVRIEIRVPAELDAERSDALRARYGLRHAVVVESPAEEQDDAADPENLGEVAAELLGELVDEGDVLGLAWGRSTIHMAAALDRLPPCTVVQLTGVYDAGTAERGSVEAVRRAAQVSGGEAHPIYAPMLLPDPATAAALRHQTGIARAFEYFDKVTVAAVSIGSWEPGISTVHDMLSDEERAHYASLGVAAEMSAHLFDTNGRRVGRDLGERCITVEADRLRRIPEVVAIAGGQRKAAAIGAVLRSGLVTSLVTDTAAADYLLTESPAGQRPALERADPDN from the coding sequence GTGAACAGCAGTGAGGAGATCGCGGTGTCTGGCATCTCGGCGGGTCGGTCAGCCATGCGGATGGGACCCGCGGAGCTGGTGCAGGCGGCGGCCATGGCCCGCCGGTTCTACCTGGAGGGCAAGTCGAAGATCCAGATCGCCGAGGAGTTCGGCGTCAGCCGCTTCAAGGTGGCCCGGGTCCTGGAGACGGCCCTCGAGCGTGATCTCGTACGGATCGAGATCCGGGTACCGGCGGAGCTGGACGCGGAGCGCTCCGACGCGCTCCGGGCGCGCTACGGCCTGCGGCACGCTGTCGTGGTCGAATCCCCGGCGGAGGAGCAGGACGACGCCGCCGACCCGGAGAACCTCGGTGAGGTGGCTGCCGAGCTGCTCGGCGAGCTGGTCGACGAGGGCGACGTGCTGGGCCTGGCCTGGGGCCGCTCCACGATCCACATGGCGGCGGCCCTCGACCGGCTGCCCCCGTGCACGGTCGTGCAGCTGACCGGCGTGTACGACGCGGGTACGGCCGAGCGCGGTTCGGTCGAGGCTGTCCGCCGCGCCGCGCAGGTGTCCGGCGGAGAGGCGCATCCCATCTACGCCCCGATGCTGCTGCCCGACCCGGCGACGGCGGCCGCACTGCGTCATCAGACGGGGATCGCCCGCGCTTTCGAGTACTTCGACAAGGTGACGGTCGCGGCGGTCTCCATCGGATCGTGGGAGCCCGGCATCTCCACCGTCCACGACATGCTCTCGGACGAGGAGCGTGCCCACTACGCCTCGCTCGGAGTGGCGGCGGAGATGTCCGCGCACCTCTTCGACACGAACGGTCGGCGGGTCGGCAGGGACCTCGGCGAGCGGTGCATCACCGTGGAGGCCGACCGGCTGCGCCGGATCCCCGAGGTGGTCGCCATCGCCGGAGGACAGCGCAAGGCGGCGGCGATCGGCGCGGTGCTGCGCTCCGGGCTGGTCACCAGCCTGGTCACGGACACCGCGGCGGCCGACTACCTGCTCACGGAGTCGCCCGCCGGACAGCGGCCGGCGCTGGAGCGGGCCGACCCCGACAACTGA
- a CDS encoding TauD/TfdA dioxygenase family protein — MSLITSPGSALRATRLPPDGLYEGARELRRLAPGRPDRPYTLFGLVPLGPVIGAEIGGVDLTRPLAPAVREELDRALLEWKVLFFRGQHPSSAQQRAFAGNWGELETNPLLAAGDDPEVARFDRSSAPSFENVWHTDVTFRERPALGAVLHLREVPPYGGDTMWADMAAAYDNLAPEMKERLEGARAVHDFVPGFARFTPHERLVPFQDRFPPVEHPVVRTHPVTGRRMLFVNTSFTTRIVGWDRDESDRMLRLLFQQAHVPEYQVRFTWRAGDVAFWDNRATQHYAVNDYAPHRRVAERVAVAGDRPR; from the coding sequence ATGTCCCTCATCACGTCACCCGGTTCCGCGCTGCGCGCCACCCGGCTGCCCCCGGACGGGCTGTACGAGGGCGCCCGCGAGCTGCGCAGGCTGGCGCCGGGCCGGCCCGACCGGCCCTACACCCTGTTCGGCCTCGTTCCCCTCGGCCCGGTCATCGGCGCCGAGATCGGCGGTGTCGACCTGACCCGCCCGCTCGCGCCCGCCGTGCGCGAGGAACTCGACCGGGCGCTGCTGGAGTGGAAGGTGCTCTTCTTCCGCGGGCAGCACCCCAGTTCGGCCCAGCAGCGTGCCTTCGCCGGCAACTGGGGCGAGCTGGAGACCAACCCCCTGCTGGCGGCCGGGGACGATCCCGAGGTGGCGCGCTTCGACCGCTCCTCCGCGCCGAGCTTCGAGAACGTCTGGCACACCGATGTGACGTTCCGGGAACGGCCGGCACTCGGCGCGGTCCTCCACCTGCGCGAGGTGCCTCCGTACGGCGGGGACACGATGTGGGCGGACATGGCCGCGGCGTACGACAACCTCGCGCCGGAGATGAAGGAGCGTCTGGAGGGGGCGCGCGCGGTGCACGACTTCGTCCCGGGCTTCGCGCGTTTCACTCCTCATGAGCGGCTGGTCCCCTTCCAGGACCGCTTCCCGCCGGTCGAGCACCCGGTGGTCCGGACGCACCCCGTCACCGGACGCCGGATGCTCTTCGTCAACACCTCGTTCACCACCCGGATCGTGGGCTGGGACCGTGACGAGAGCGACCGGATGCTGCGGCTGCTGTTCCAGCAGGCGCATGTGCCCGAGTACCAGGTCCGCTTCACCTGGCGCGCGGGGGACGTCGCGTTCTGGGACAACCGGGCGACGCAGCACTACGCGGTGAACGACTACGCCCCGCACCGCAGGGTGGCGGAGCGGGTGGCCGTCGCGGGAGACCGTCCGCGCTGA
- the rpe gene encoding ribulose-phosphate 3-epimerase: MAQINPSILSADFARLAEEAKAVEGADWLHVDVMDNHFVPNLTLGVPIVEALSKATDTPLDCHLMIEDADRWAPQYVEAGAGSVTFHAEAAAAPVRLAREIRAKGARASMALKPATPIEPYEDLLPELDMLLIMTVEPGFGGQAFLDIMLPKIRRTRELISKHGLELWLQVDGGVSATTIERCAEAGADVFVAGSAVYGAEDPAEAVRALRAQADTVTASAPWACGH, encoded by the coding sequence ATGGCCCAGATCAACCCCAGCATCCTGTCCGCCGACTTCGCACGCCTCGCCGAGGAGGCGAAGGCCGTGGAAGGCGCCGACTGGCTCCATGTCGATGTCATGGACAACCATTTCGTGCCCAATCTGACGCTCGGCGTACCGATCGTGGAGGCGCTGAGCAAGGCCACGGACACCCCGCTGGACTGCCACCTCATGATCGAGGACGCGGACCGCTGGGCACCGCAGTACGTCGAGGCCGGTGCGGGCTCGGTCACCTTCCACGCGGAGGCCGCGGCGGCGCCCGTACGCCTGGCCCGGGAGATCAGGGCCAAGGGTGCCCGCGCCTCCATGGCGCTCAAGCCCGCCACGCCCATCGAGCCGTACGAGGACCTGCTCCCCGAGCTCGACATGTTGCTGATCATGACGGTGGAGCCGGGTTTCGGCGGCCAGGCGTTCCTCGACATCATGCTGCCGAAGATCCGCCGCACCCGTGAGCTGATCTCCAAGCACGGCCTCGAACTGTGGCTCCAGGTCGACGGCGGGGTCTCCGCCACCACGATCGAGCGGTGTGCCGAGGCCGGCGCGGACGTGTTCGTCGCCGGCTCCGCGGTGTACGGGGCCGAGGACCCGGCAGAGGCGGTGCGGGCACTGCGCGCGCAGGCGGACACGGTCACCGCTTCCGCGCCCTGGGCGTGCGGCCACTGA
- a CDS encoding ABC transporter permease, with protein sequence MRRAGLRLVALVVLLALWQLVTALRLWSPLLVPPPSAVWDALVTTSGTHDGVRGYQGHTLIEHLGISLRRIAIGAGAGVLAGLVAGILMGTLPWVRVVFEPAVAFLRTLPPLAYFSLLIIWFGIDEAPKLWLLAIAAMPPVAVATASAVASAPASLVEAARAIGARRSQVVASVVLPSALPEILVGVRLAFGIAYSSVVAAETVNGLPGIGGMIRDAQRYNQSDVVVLGLFAIGVSGLLIDALLRGAENRLAPWRRLS encoded by the coding sequence CTGCGCCGGGCCGGGCTGCGGCTGGTCGCGCTGGTCGTGCTGCTCGCCCTGTGGCAGCTCGTGACCGCGCTCCGGCTGTGGTCACCGCTGCTCGTGCCGCCGCCCTCGGCCGTCTGGGACGCACTCGTCACGACGTCGGGCACCCATGACGGGGTGCGCGGCTACCAGGGCCACACCTTGATCGAGCACCTCGGCATCAGTCTGCGCCGGATAGCCATCGGCGCGGGCGCCGGTGTCCTGGCCGGTCTGGTGGCCGGGATCCTGATGGGCACACTGCCGTGGGTACGCGTGGTGTTCGAACCGGCGGTGGCATTCCTCCGGACCCTGCCGCCGCTCGCCTACTTCAGCCTGCTGATCATCTGGTTCGGCATCGACGAGGCGCCCAAGCTGTGGCTGCTGGCGATCGCCGCCATGCCACCCGTGGCCGTGGCCACCGCGTCCGCCGTCGCCTCCGCGCCCGCCTCGCTGGTGGAGGCGGCACGGGCCATAGGGGCCCGACGCTCGCAGGTGGTGGCGTCCGTCGTCCTGCCGTCCGCGCTGCCGGAGATCCTGGTCGGCGTCCGGCTGGCGTTCGGCATCGCCTACTCCTCGGTGGTCGCCGCCGAGACCGTCAACGGACTGCCCGGCATCGGCGGCATGATCCGTGACGCCCAGCGCTACAACCAGTCCGACGTGGTCGTACTCGGACTCTTCGCGATCGGCGTCTCCGGCCTGCTGATCGACGCCCTGCTGCGGGGCGCCGAGAACCGGCTCGCTCCGTGGCGCCGGCTGTCGTGA
- the fmt gene encoding methionyl-tRNA formyltransferase, producing MKLVFAGTPEVAVPALDALIASGRHEVAAVVTRPDAPAGRGRRLVASPVAERAEEAGIEVLKPAKPRDEEFLARLREIAPDCCPVVAYGALLPKVALDVPARGWVNLHFSLLPAWRGAAPVQHSVMAGDEVTGASTFLIEEGLDSGPVYGVLTEEVRPTDTSGDLLTRLAFAGAGLLAATMDGIEDGTLHAVPQPAEGVTLAPKITVEDAQVQWSAPALRVDRVVRGCTPAPGAWTLFRGERLKLVQAAPVLDRTDLAPGELSAGKNNVYVGTGSHAVELLWVQPQGKKPMRAADWARGVRIAHGELLGL from the coding sequence ATGAAGCTCGTCTTCGCAGGCACCCCCGAGGTAGCCGTTCCCGCCCTGGACGCCCTGATCGCCTCCGGCCGCCACGAGGTGGCCGCCGTGGTGACGCGTCCCGACGCACCGGCCGGACGGGGGCGCCGGCTGGTCGCCAGTCCGGTGGCCGAACGGGCCGAGGAGGCGGGCATCGAGGTCCTCAAGCCGGCCAAGCCGCGCGACGAGGAGTTCCTGGCACGGCTTCGGGAGATCGCGCCGGACTGCTGCCCCGTGGTCGCCTACGGTGCGCTGCTGCCCAAGGTGGCGCTCGACGTGCCCGCGCGCGGCTGGGTCAACCTGCACTTCTCGCTGCTGCCCGCCTGGCGTGGGGCCGCGCCGGTGCAGCACTCCGTGATGGCCGGCGACGAGGTCACCGGCGCGTCGACCTTCCTGATCGAGGAGGGCCTGGACTCCGGACCGGTGTACGGCGTCCTGACCGAGGAGGTACGGCCCACCGACACCAGCGGTGATCTGCTCACCCGCCTCGCCTTCGCCGGAGCCGGGCTGCTCGCGGCGACCATGGACGGCATCGAGGACGGCACCCTGCACGCCGTCCCGCAGCCCGCCGAGGGCGTCACCCTCGCACCCAAGATCACCGTCGAGGACGCCCAGGTGCAGTGGTCCGCGCCCGCCCTCCGCGTCGACCGCGTGGTGCGCGGCTGCACCCCCGCCCCCGGCGCGTGGACCCTGTTCCGCGGGGAACGCCTCAAGCTGGTCCAGGCCGCTCCCGTCCTGGACCGCACCGATCTGGCCCCGGGCGAGCTCTCCGCGGGCAAGAACAACGTGTACGTGGGCACCGGCTCGCACGCCGTGGAACTCCTCTGGGTCCAGCCCCAGGGCAAGAAGCCGATGCGGGCCGCCGACTGGGCCCGCGGGGTGCGCATCGCCCACGGGGAGCTGCTGGGGCTCTGA
- a CDS encoding RsmB/NOP family class I SAM-dependent RNA methyltransferase yields MNDQQRRRPAKPHRRPKKDPVRFLAFEVLRAVDERDAYANLVLPPLLKKARAKGDFEGRDAALATELVYGTLRRQGTYDAIVAACIDRPLREVDPPVLDVLNMGVHQLLGTRIPTHAAVSASVELARVVLGEGRAKFVNAVLRKVSAHDLDEWVQRVAPSYDEDAEEHLSVVHSHPRWVVSALWDALGGGRAGIEDLLEADNERPEVTLVARPGRSTTDELLEALGEESGLPGRWSPYAVRMAEGGEPGALAAVRDGSAGVQDEGSQLVAAALAAAPVEGTDTRWLDGCAGPGGKAALLAALAAGRGATLLAAEKQPHRARLVERALAGNPGPYQVIIADGTRPPWQPGSFDRVLMDVPCSGLGALRRRPEARWRRRAEDLESFAPLQRGLLREALKAVRIGGVVGYATCSPHLAETRVVVEDVLKGRGGAAVEAEWIDARPLLPGVPALGDGPDVQLWPHLHGTDAMYLALLRRTG; encoded by the coding sequence GTGAACGACCAGCAGCGCCGTCGTCCCGCCAAGCCTCACCGCCGTCCCAAGAAGGACCCCGTCAGGTTCCTCGCCTTCGAGGTGCTCAGGGCCGTGGACGAGCGCGACGCCTACGCCAACCTCGTCCTGCCCCCCCTGCTCAAGAAGGCACGGGCCAAGGGCGACTTCGAGGGGAGGGACGCGGCGCTGGCGACGGAACTGGTCTACGGGACCCTGCGCCGCCAGGGCACCTACGACGCGATCGTCGCCGCCTGCATCGACCGGCCGCTGCGCGAGGTCGACCCGCCGGTGCTCGACGTGCTCAACATGGGCGTCCACCAGCTCCTCGGCACCCGCATCCCGACCCACGCGGCCGTGTCCGCCAGCGTGGAGCTGGCGCGGGTGGTGCTCGGTGAGGGCCGTGCCAAGTTCGTGAACGCGGTGCTGCGCAAGGTCTCCGCGCACGATCTGGACGAATGGGTGCAGCGCGTCGCGCCCTCGTACGACGAGGACGCCGAGGAACACCTCTCCGTCGTCCACTCGCACCCCCGCTGGGTCGTCTCGGCGCTCTGGGACGCCCTGGGCGGCGGACGCGCCGGGATCGAGGACCTGCTCGAGGCGGACAACGAGCGCCCCGAGGTGACGCTGGTCGCCCGCCCCGGCCGCTCGACCACCGACGAACTGCTGGAGGCCCTCGGCGAGGAGAGCGGCCTTCCCGGCCGCTGGTCGCCGTACGCCGTGCGGATGGCCGAGGGCGGCGAGCCCGGAGCACTGGCCGCCGTACGGGACGGCAGCGCCGGCGTCCAGGACGAGGGCAGCCAGCTCGTCGCCGCCGCCCTGGCCGCCGCGCCCGTCGAGGGCACCGACACCCGGTGGCTCGACGGCTGCGCGGGACCGGGAGGCAAGGCCGCGCTGCTGGCCGCGCTCGCCGCCGGACGCGGGGCGACCCTGCTGGCGGCGGAGAAGCAGCCGCACCGCGCACGGCTCGTCGAGCGCGCCCTGGCGGGCAACCCGGGGCCCTACCAGGTGATCATCGCCGACGGCACCCGGCCCCCGTGGCAGCCCGGCTCCTTCGACCGGGTCCTCATGGACGTACCGTGCTCCGGCCTCGGCGCCCTGCGGCGGCGCCCCGAAGCCCGCTGGCGCCGCCGCGCGGAGGACCTGGAGAGCTTCGCCCCCCTGCAGCGCGGCCTGCTGCGCGAGGCGCTGAAGGCCGTACGGATCGGCGGCGTCGTCGGTTACGCGACCTGCTCCCCGCACCTCGCGGAGACCAGGGTCGTCGTCGAGGACGTGCTCAAGGGGCGCGGCGGGGCGGCCGTCGAGGCCGAGTGGATCGACGCCCGCCCCCTGCTCCCCGGAGTGCCCGCCCTGGGGGACGGGCCGGACGTGCAGCTGTGGCCCCATCTGCACGGCACCGACGCGATGTACCTGGCCCTGCTGCGCCGTACGGGCTGA
- a CDS encoding primosomal protein N' — MSSDDEQSEEPGAGAPEQLALIRETVRRAKVPRAKPRTWRGAPLAGELPVARVLVNKGALHLDQYFDYAVPEELDAQARPGVRVRVRFGAGGRQVRGGRREGGGLIDGFLIERRATSDYQGALAALAYVVSPEPVLGPELLELSRAVADRYAGSLADVLQLAVPPRNARAESKPSPAPLPPPPAPSPGSWERYAQGPGFLRALAEGGAPRAVWTALPGPHWPEEIARAMAATLASGRGALVVVPDGRTAGRVDAALTEVLGQGRHALLTAESGPEKRYRQWLAVRRGSVRAVVGTRAAMFAPVADLGLVALWDDGDSSHSDDNAPFPHVREVLELRAAHGRCGFLLGGTNCTVEAAQLVENGWALPLRPDREQLRIAAPLVRTVDDGELARDGAARSARLPSLAWQTVRDGLRSGPVLVQVPRRGYAPRLSCERCREPARCRHCAGPLQAPDQQDLNCAWCGRAETAWNCPACGGVRLRARIVGAGRTAEELGRAFPAVPVRTSGRDHVLDSVPGLPALVVSTPGAEPVAEGGYAAALLLDGWAMVGRPDLRAGEEALRRWTAAAALVRGRPEGGTVVIVAEPTLAPVQALVRWDPVGHARRELADRAELGFPPVSRMASVTGPPEAVAAYLAGAELPPEAQVLGPVPVQGGAPGRPRRQGDAPPGETWERALVRVPPGRGAALASALKAAQAARTARGTGDPVRIRIDPPDIG, encoded by the coding sequence GTGAGCAGCGACGACGAGCAGTCCGAAGAGCCCGGTGCCGGGGCGCCGGAGCAGCTTGCGCTCATCCGGGAGACGGTGCGCCGGGCCAAGGTGCCGCGGGCCAAGCCGCGCACGTGGCGCGGCGCCCCGCTCGCCGGGGAACTGCCCGTCGCCCGCGTCCTGGTGAACAAGGGCGCACTCCACCTCGACCAGTACTTCGACTACGCCGTTCCCGAGGAGCTCGACGCACAGGCCCGGCCGGGCGTCCGCGTCCGGGTGCGGTTCGGGGCCGGAGGACGTCAGGTCCGAGGCGGGAGGCGCGAGGGCGGCGGTCTGATCGACGGCTTCCTGATCGAACGCCGCGCCACCTCGGACTACCAGGGAGCCCTGGCGGCCCTCGCCTACGTCGTCTCACCCGAGCCGGTGCTCGGCCCGGAGCTGCTGGAGCTCTCACGGGCCGTCGCCGACCGCTACGCCGGCAGCCTCGCCGACGTGCTCCAGCTCGCCGTGCCCCCGAGGAACGCGCGCGCCGAGAGCAAGCCGTCGCCCGCACCCCTGCCGCCGCCCCCCGCCCCCTCGCCCGGCTCCTGGGAGCGGTACGCCCAGGGCCCCGGCTTCCTGCGCGCGCTGGCCGAGGGCGGTGCGCCGCGGGCCGTGTGGACCGCGCTCCCCGGACCGCACTGGCCCGAGGAGATCGCCCGTGCCATGGCCGCGACCCTGGCCTCGGGCCGGGGCGCGCTCGTCGTCGTGCCGGACGGGCGGACCGCCGGGCGGGTCGACGCCGCCCTCACCGAGGTACTGGGGCAGGGGCGGCACGCGCTGCTGACCGCCGAATCCGGCCCCGAGAAACGCTACCGGCAGTGGCTGGCGGTCCGGCGCGGCTCCGTGCGCGCGGTGGTGGGGACCAGGGCCGCGATGTTCGCCCCGGTCGCCGATCTCGGCCTCGTGGCCCTCTGGGACGACGGGGACTCCAGCCACAGCGACGACAACGCGCCCTTCCCGCACGTCAGGGAGGTGCTGGAGCTGCGGGCGGCGCACGGCCGCTGCGGCTTCCTGCTGGGCGGCACGAACTGCACGGTGGAGGCCGCCCAGCTGGTCGAGAACGGCTGGGCCCTGCCCCTGCGCCCGGACCGGGAGCAACTGCGGATCGCGGCGCCTCTCGTGCGTACCGTCGACGACGGGGAGCTCGCGCGGGACGGCGCCGCGCGCTCGGCACGACTGCCCAGCCTGGCCTGGCAGACCGTCAGGGACGGCCTGCGCAGCGGTCCCGTACTCGTACAGGTGCCCCGCCGGGGTTACGCTCCCAGGCTGTCCTGCGAGCGGTGCCGTGAACCCGCCCGGTGCCGGCACTGCGCGGGGCCGCTGCAGGCCCCTGACCAGCAGGACCTCAACTGCGCCTGGTGCGGGCGGGCCGAGACCGCGTGGAACTGCCCGGCCTGCGGCGGCGTACGCCTGCGGGCCAGGATCGTCGGAGCCGGACGGACCGCGGAGGAGCTGGGGCGGGCGTTTCCCGCCGTCCCGGTGCGGACCTCCGGCCGGGACCATGTGCTGGACTCGGTGCCGGGCCTGCCGGCTCTCGTCGTCAGCACTCCCGGGGCCGAGCCTGTCGCCGAGGGCGGTTACGCGGCGGCGCTGCTGCTGGACGGCTGGGCGATGGTCGGCCGGCCCGACCTGCGGGCGGGCGAGGAGGCGCTGCGGCGCTGGACGGCCGCCGCCGCGCTGGTGCGGGGCCGACCGGAGGGAGGCACGGTGGTGATCGTGGCCGAGCCGACGCTGGCGCCGGTGCAGGCCCTGGTCCGCTGGGACCCGGTCGGTCACGCCCGCCGTGAACTCGCGGATCGCGCGGAGCTCGGTTTCCCGCCGGTGTCCAGAATGGCTTCGGTGACCGGGCCGCCCGAGGCGGTCGCGGCCTATCTCGCCGGTGCGGAGCTGCCGCCCGAGGCGCAGGTGCTCGGTCCTGTGCCGGTACAGGGAGGCGCTCCCGGCAGGCCCCGCCGACAGGGGGACGCCCCGCCCGGCGAGACTTGGGAGCGGGCGCTGGTCAGGGTTCCGCCCGGGCGTGGAGCGGCGCTGGCCTCCGCGCTGAAGGCGGCTCAGGCCGCACGGACGGCCAGAGGCACCGGGGACCCCGTGCGGATCAGGATCGACCCGCCGGACATCGGCTGA
- a CDS encoding ABC transporter ATP-binding protein — protein sequence MPSPDDRQADAPHEARGAATATAAAAREVTPAASVREVTHRYGRGADAVTALGPLSLDVPAGEFLVLVGPSGSGKSTLLRLIAGFEHATSGDVTVHGGTPEPGRQAGVVFQQPRLFPWRTVGENIALALRYAGVPRAERPARVEELLERVGLAGTAGRRTWQISGGQQQRVAIARALAGGKDLLLLDEPFAALDALTRERLQEDLRTVSARTGITSVFVTHSVDEAVFLGTRAVVLSAGPGTVALDIRIPLPRTGKDDPDGLRGLPEYAALRAEIGAAVRDAAR from the coding sequence ATGCCGTCTCCGGATGACCGACAGGCGGACGCCCCCCACGAGGCGCGGGGGGCCGCAACGGCAACCGCCGCGGCCGCGCGTGAAGTGACGCCGGCCGCGTCCGTGCGTGAGGTCACGCACCGCTACGGACGCGGCGCGGACGCCGTGACGGCCCTCGGGCCGCTGTCGCTCGACGTCCCGGCCGGTGAGTTCCTGGTGCTCGTGGGCCCCTCGGGCAGCGGGAAGAGCACGCTGCTGAGGCTGATCGCCGGCTTCGAGCACGCCACCTCGGGCGACGTCACCGTGCACGGCGGAACGCCTGAGCCGGGACGCCAGGCGGGCGTGGTCTTCCAGCAGCCGCGGCTGTTCCCCTGGCGGACGGTCGGGGAGAACATCGCGCTGGCGCTCCGTTACGCGGGAGTCCCCCGGGCCGAACGCCCCGCGCGCGTCGAGGAACTGCTGGAGCGGGTCGGGCTGGCCGGCACCGCGGGCCGCAGGACCTGGCAGATCTCCGGGGGCCAGCAGCAGCGGGTGGCCATCGCCCGGGCCCTGGCCGGCGGCAAGGACCTGCTGCTGCTGGACGAGCCGTTCGCGGCTCTGGACGCGCTCACCCGTGAGCGGCTCCAGGAGGACCTGCGCACGGTCAGCGCGCGTACGGGGATCACGTCGGTCTTCGTCACGCACAGCGTGGACGAGGCCGTCTTCCTCGGTACCCGCGCGGTCGTCCTGAGCGCCGGTCCAGGCACCGTTGCCCTGGACATCCGCATCCCCCTGCCCCGGACGGGGAAGGACGACCCGGACGGGCTGAGGGGGCTGCCCGAGTACGCCGCCCTGCGCGCCGAGATCGGCGCGGCCGTCCGCGACGCGGCCCGCTGA
- a CDS encoding taurine ABC transporter substrate-binding protein has product MPGTRGLRRASMLVAALGALVVVTACGTGGGGGGDDQGDGRTIRIGYQAFPSGDLIVKEKGLLEKALPDHTIKWIKFDSGASINTAFVAGSVDLAAIGSSPVARGLSEPLNIPYRVTWVLDVAGDNEALVARDGAGVKDLGDLAGRKVATPFSSTSHYSLLAALDKAGVDASKVDLLDLEPQDIVAAWSRGDIDAAYVWLPTLDELGKTGKTLLSSRELAAADKPTLDLGVASTAFIDKQPEVIAAWRKAQAQALDLIHDDPPAAAEAVGKQLGISPEDAAAQLKQGIFLKPAEQADDKWLGRPGKVGNLAENLHSAAEFLAGQKQIPAAPELSELEKAVYVEGLSDAVSG; this is encoded by the coding sequence ATGCCCGGAACACGCGGTCTGCGCCGCGCCTCCATGCTCGTCGCGGCTCTGGGAGCACTCGTCGTCGTCACCGCCTGCGGGACGGGAGGCGGCGGAGGCGGTGACGACCAGGGCGACGGCAGGACGATCCGGATCGGTTATCAGGCCTTCCCCAGCGGCGACCTGATCGTGAAGGAGAAGGGCCTGCTGGAGAAGGCCCTGCCGGACCACACGATCAAGTGGATCAAGTTCGACTCCGGCGCCAGCATCAACACCGCCTTCGTCGCGGGCTCGGTCGATCTCGCCGCGATCGGCTCCAGCCCGGTGGCGCGCGGTCTGTCCGAGCCGCTGAACATCCCGTACCGGGTGACCTGGGTGCTGGATGTCGCCGGTGACAACGAGGCGCTGGTGGCGCGGGACGGCGCCGGCGTGAAGGACCTCGGGGACCTGGCGGGCCGCAAGGTTGCCACCCCCTTCAGCTCGACCTCGCACTACAGTCTGCTCGCCGCGCTCGACAAGGCGGGCGTGGACGCGTCGAAGGTCGATCTGCTCGACCTCGAACCGCAGGACATCGTCGCGGCCTGGTCACGCGGGGACATCGACGCGGCCTACGTCTGGCTGCCCACGCTCGACGAGCTCGGGAAGACCGGCAAGACCCTGCTCTCCAGCCGGGAACTGGCCGCGGCCGACAAGCCCACCCTCGACCTCGGAGTGGCGTCCACCGCCTTCATCGACAAGCAGCCCGAGGTGATCGCGGCCTGGCGCAAGGCCCAGGCGCAGGCCCTGGACCTGATCCACGACGATCCGCCGGCCGCCGCCGAGGCCGTCGGCAAGCAGCTCGGAATCAGCCCCGAGGACGCCGCCGCCCAGCTGAAGCAGGGCATCTTCCTCAAGCCGGCCGAACAGGCCGACGACAAGTGGCTGGGCCGCCCCGGGAAGGTCGGCAACCTGGCGGAGAACCTGCACAGCGCGGCGGAGTTCCTGGCGGGACAGAAGCAGATCCCGGCCGCACCGGAGCTCTCGGAGCTGGAGAAGGCCGTGTACGTGGAAGGGCTGAGCGATGCCGTCTCCGGATGA